The Scyliorhinus canicula chromosome 5, sScyCan1.1, whole genome shotgun sequence genome window below encodes:
- the vwde gene encoding von Willebrand factor D and EGF domain-containing protein isoform X1 translates to MGREADQWGGRHKVNPPESSREKSETFSALSLDVERTSGMEVHTAPRVCAILFILQGLAFLPLQLSEARSKASRGVVVPFVFDPKAKCDPPCQHVGLCIRNNTCFCSRGYDGDICQYVTCYPKCKNGGECLRPGKCRCPPGVGGRYCHKATCDGGCLNGGECLSINSVVKCLCSSGWMGSRCQEAICPQGCRNGGNCLAPGICNCPDGWVGGACHLAVCNIPCGHGGKCIAPNVCRCRGSYTGPQCKQKKSE, encoded by the exons atggggCGGGAAGCAGACCAGTGGGGAGGTCGGCACAAGGTAAACCCTCCTGAATCTTCCCGGGAGAAGTCAGAGACATTCAGTGCACTTTCACTTGACGTGGAAAGGACAAGCGGGATGGAAGTTCATACGGCACCACGCGTCTGTGCTATTTTGTTCATTTTGCAGGGGTTGGCCTTCCTGCCCCTGCAGCTTTCCGAAGCTCGCTCGAAAGCATCACGTGGAGTGGTGGTCCCTTTTGTTTTCGACCCCAAAGCGAAGTGTGATCCTCCCTGTCAACATGTGGGGCTGTGTATCAGGAACAACACCTGCTTTTGTTCCAGAGGGTACGACGGCGATATCTGCCAGTATG TAACTTGTTATCCGAAATGCAAGAACGGCGGAGAGTGTCTCCGCCCTGGGAAGTGTCGATGCCCACCTGGAGTTGGAGGAAGATACTGCCACAAAG CTACTTGTGACGGCGGCTGTCTCAATGGTGGAGAGTGCCTCTCTATTAACAGTGTTGTGAAGTGTCTGTGTTCCTCTGGCTGGATGGGATCAAGATGTCAGGAAG CAATCTGTCCGCAGGGATGTCGGAATGGTGGGAACTGTTTGGCACCAGGTATCTGTAATTGCCCTGATGGATGGGTTGGTGGAGCCTGCCATTTAG CGGTTTGTAACATCCCTTGTGGACATGGAGGGAAATGTATTGCGCCGAATGTGTGCCGATGTCGTGGATCCTACACTGGCCCTCAATGTAAACAAAAGAAAAGTGAATGA
- the vwde gene encoding von Willebrand factor D and EGF domain-containing protein isoform X2, with the protein MGREADQWGGRHKVNPPESSREKSETFSALSLDVERTSGMEVHTAPRVCAILFILQGLAFLPLQLSEARSKASRGVVVPFVFDPKAKCDPPCQHVGLCIRNNTCFCSRGYDGDICQYVTCYPKCKNGGECLRPGKCRCPPGVGGRYCHKATCDGGCLNGGECLSINSVVKCLCSSGWMGSRCQEAICPQGCRNGGNCLAPGICNCPDGWVGGACHLDFDFRL; encoded by the exons atggggCGGGAAGCAGACCAGTGGGGAGGTCGGCACAAGGTAAACCCTCCTGAATCTTCCCGGGAGAAGTCAGAGACATTCAGTGCACTTTCACTTGACGTGGAAAGGACAAGCGGGATGGAAGTTCATACGGCACCACGCGTCTGTGCTATTTTGTTCATTTTGCAGGGGTTGGCCTTCCTGCCCCTGCAGCTTTCCGAAGCTCGCTCGAAAGCATCACGTGGAGTGGTGGTCCCTTTTGTTTTCGACCCCAAAGCGAAGTGTGATCCTCCCTGTCAACATGTGGGGCTGTGTATCAGGAACAACACCTGCTTTTGTTCCAGAGGGTACGACGGCGATATCTGCCAGTATG TAACTTGTTATCCGAAATGCAAGAACGGCGGAGAGTGTCTCCGCCCTGGGAAGTGTCGATGCCCACCTGGAGTTGGAGGAAGATACTGCCACAAAG CTACTTGTGACGGCGGCTGTCTCAATGGTGGAGAGTGCCTCTCTATTAACAGTGTTGTGAAGTGTCTGTGTTCCTCTGGCTGGATGGGATCAAGATGTCAGGAAG CAATCTGTCCGCAGGGATGTCGGAATGGTGGGAACTGTTTGGCACCAGGTATCTGTAATTGCCCTGATGGATGGGTTGGTGGAGCCTGCCATTTAG actttgacttcagactttga